The Nocardia sp. NBC_00508 nucleotide sequence CTGCCGCTGTGGACGCTGCTGATCGGTCTGATGCCCGCGTTCCAGGTGGTCAGCGTCAAGGACCTGTACGGCACCCAAGCCGATCTGGACCGCTTCGCGGCGACCACCGCCGACAGCCCGGCGCTGCTCTCCATGTACGGCCCCGTGTTCAGCTCCGAACTCGGCTCGATCGGCACCTGGAAAGCAGGTGCCATGTACAGCATGATCGCCATCGCCACGGTGCTCACGGTCATCCGGCACACCAGGGTCGAGGAGGAGACCGGCCGCGCGGAGCTGGTGGGCGCCACCAGCATCGGCCGCTACGCCGGACTCACCGCCACCCTGATCATGACCTACGCCGGTGCGCTGCTCGCCGGAATTCTCTGCGCCTTGTCGCTCTACGCCGCTGACCTGCCCGGTGCGGGGTCACTGGCGTTCGGGGCCGCACTAGCGGCGTCGGGCATCCTGTGGGGCTCCGTCGCCGCGACGGCCGCCCAGGTGAGCGCGGGCGCACGGGTGGCGCGCGGCGTCGCGTTCGGAGCGCTCGGCGCCGCCTTCGCCCTGCGGGCCGTCGGCGACGCCGGAAACGGTGTGCTGTCCTGGTTCTCGCCGATCGGGTGGAGCCTGCAGATTCGGCCGTACGCCGACGAACGCTGGTGGGTGCTGCTCCTGCTCGGCGCCGTCGCGGTACTCGCTACCGCAGCCGCGTACCTATTGCTCGGCAACCGCGATACCGGTTCGGGACTGATCGCGGAACGTCCAGGACCGTCGACGGCGGGCGCGAATCTCTCCGGTCCCCTCGGGCTGGCGTGGCGGTTACAGCGCGGCACCCTCATGGCGTGGACGGTCGGCTTCGCCCTGTACGGCCTGCTGATCGGCGGCGCGGTGAACAGCGTCGGCGACATGCTCGATGGCAGCGAGGCCGTCCGCGACATGGTCACCCGGATGGGCGGCTCACAGGAGTTGCAGGAGTCGTTCATCACGTACGCCCTCACGATGCTGGCCGCCGCGGCGGCGGCCTACTCGATCTCGGCCGTGCTGCGGCTGCACGACGAGGAGTCCAGCACACGGGTCGAGTCCACCCTGTCCGGCGCGGTCGGCCGCGCCCGCTACGCGCTGAGCCACATCGGTTTCGCGCTGCTGGGTCCCGCGGCGGCGTTGCTGGTCTCCGGTGCGGCGATCGGCATCCTCTACGGCGCCTCGGACGCCGACCTCGGTGAACGGCTGCCGCAGTCGATCGGCGCCGCGGCCGTGCAGGTGCCCGCGGTGTGGGTGGTCACCGGTATCGCGGTGGCTCTGTACGGTGTCGTGCCACGGTTGGCCCCGGTCGCCTGGGCCGTGCTCAGCGCCATGGTGGTGCTCTTCTTCGTCGGTTCGCTGGACGGACTGCCGCAGTGGATGCTCGATCTGGTGCCGTTCGTCCATCCGCCGAAGTTGCCCGGCGCGCAGTTCCACGCGGAGCCCGTGCTGTGGCTGCTCGGGATCGCCGTGCTCCTGCTCGCCGTCGGCATCGTCGCGTTCCGCAGGCGCGACCTGCGCTGATCCGCACTACCCGTGGCCCGCGCGAACATCTCCCGCGCGGGCCACTTCCCGTGGCGGGGCAGTTCGGATCGCGTCGCGGAGTGTTTGCCCAATACGGTGTGCTGACCGATGTACCGCGTGCCATGCGATATGGCGAACACATTGACGAGGACCATGCCGAGATTCACCAAGTTCACCGCCGTGCTCGCCACCGTTCTCATCGGTGCGGCGCTCGCCGCTCCTGGGGTGTCGGCACAGCCGGACCGCGCTGAACAGCCGCCACAGTACGCACCGACCATGCTGATCCTGGACGCCTCCGGGTCCATGCAACGACCGGATCCGGCGGGCACCATGATGGATGCCGCCAAGACCGCGGTCCGCACGTTCGTCGAGGCCGCGCCCACCGAGTCGAAGGTCGGCCTGATGACCTACGGCACCAGCACCGGGAACACCGAGGCGGAGAAGGCCGCCGGATGCCGGGACGTCCGGCTGCTGCGGCCCGCCGACACGCTCGACAAGGCAGCGCTGACCACCGCCGTCGACGGCATCCAGGCCCGCGGTTGGACACCCATGGGCACCGCCCTGCGGCAAGCCGCCGACGCGCTGCCCGGCTCCGGCCCGCGCTCGATCGTGCTGGTCTCCGACGGCGACGACACCTGCGCCCCGCCCGATCCGTGCGAGGTCGCGCGTGAGGTGAAGCAGCGCGGCATCGATCTGGTGATGCACGCGATCGGCTTCGCGGTGGACGCGAAGGCCCGCGCCCAGTTGACCTGCATGGCGCAGGCTACCGGCGGCACCTACACCGACGCGGCCGACGGTCGCGCGCTGGAACGCGTCCTGCCCCGAGTGAGTGCCGCGGCACTGCGCAACTACCGCGCCGCAGGCACGCCCATCACCGGCACCGGCAGCCATGCGACCGCGCCGGTCGCCGCTCCCGGCCAGTATCTCGACACCATCGGCCAAAAAGAGACGCGGTATTGGTCGGTGGACGTGCCCGCGGGTGCGACCACCTATTTCAGTGGCACGGTGTCGTTCCCGCGCGTCCCGGACGTCTCGGTGACCGATGACCTCAACACCCTCCAACTGCGCGTGTACGGCGCGGACGGGCAGGACTGCCATGTCTTCGAATCCGAGCTGACCACCAGATCCAGTGACGGCGTAGCACTCACCGTCGCCAAGGCCTTCGACGGTGCGACCAAGGCGCGCACCGGCAGCTCCAGCGGCGACAAATGCCGCGGCGGCGGGCGCTACTCCTTCGCCCTGACCTGGGACAAGGTCTCCGCCGGTGTCCCGGAGCGGCTGCCGATCGAGCTGCTGGTCGGCGTCGAGCCCGCCGCAGCCGATCCGGGCAAAGCCCCCACGACGACCCCCACCGCGTTCACCGAGCCGACGGGTTCGGGCACACCCGTGTCCGGCGGCGGATCGTTCAATGTGGCCGCGCCGCTCACCGGTAGCGGCCGCTACACCGACGTCCTGCGGCAGGGCGAGTTCGTGTTCTACCGGGTCCGGCTGGACTGGGGCCAGGGCCTGGCCTATCGCGTGCACTTCGGCGCTAACGGTGGACGCGGCCTTGACAACGTCTCCAACATCCGCACCACGCTCTTCAGCCCGATCCGCCAAGAACTCGGCTCCGATTACGCCGCCTACACCGGCACAGACCAGGTGCTGCCGAGCAAGGACGCGATAGCGACCGTCCCGATCCGCTACGCCAATCGGACGGCCGACGACATCAAGGCCCGCGGGCAATCGGTGCCGGGCTGGTACTACATCGCGGTGAAGCTCGGCTCGACCTTCGAGGCGGGCGATGCCGCGCCGGTGCCGATCCAGCTGGATCTGACCGTCACCGGCAGCCAGGAGCCCGGACCGACCTACTCTTCCGGCGTCGCCGACGGCGTCTTCGGGGAGAAGGCTGCCGCACAGCGCGTCGCGAACCACACCGACGCAGTGGCTGCCGCCGCCGACGCGGAGACCGGATCGCGGAACCAATGGCTACTGCTCGCGGGTCTCGGTGCGGCCGTCGTCGTCGTGGTCGGCATCATCGCGGGCTTGCTGGTGCTGCGCAGACGCGGCTAGGACCTGCCTGCCATCAGGTTCGTGGCGGGCGTGTCGAGGAGAACCCCCGGGTGGGGTGTGGCTTGTCGAAGCTCACAACCAACCGGGGGTTCTCGCATCCTCGCACCACGATTCAGCACAGCAGGCCGGTTGTACAGCGAATCGCGCGGTACGGCGGGTGCCGCGCACCCGTGGCGCGCTCACCGCGTGTGTTCGATACCCAACTTCCCGGCCAGCCGGGTGAGGTAGGCCCGCACGTCGTCCACCGGACGGTCGGGCAACCCGAAAACCGCTTCGGTGACGCCGGATTCGGCCCAACGCGCCAGCTGCTGCGGATCGTGGCGACCGGCGAGCGCCACGATCTCGGGCGTGTCGGCGCGCTCGTGCTCGCGCCAGATGCGTCGCAGCAGCGCGATTTTCTCGTCCAAGTCGTCCTCGGTAGGAGTGGTGATCCACCCGTCGGCGTGCTTCGCCAGCCAGGTGAAGTTCCGCTCGGTGCCCGCCGCGCCGAGCAGCACCGGAATCCGCTTCCGCATCGGTTTCGGCCAGGACCAGCTGGCACCGAACGTCACGAACTCGCCGTCGAACGCGGCCTCCTCCTCGGCCCAGAGGGCGCGCATGGCGTCCAGATGCTCGCGCAGCACCGTCCTGCGCTTGCCCGCGGGCACGCCGTGATGGGCCAGTTCGTCGGTGTTCCATCCGAATCCGACACCGAGGCTCACCCGCCCGCCGGACAGATGGTCCAGCGAGGCAATGGTCTTGGCCAGCGTGATCGGATGGTGTTCGGCGGGCAGCGCCACCGCGGTGGACAAACCGATGCGACTGGTCACCGCCGCCGCCGTACCGAGCGCGACCCACGGGTCCAGGGTGCGCAGATACCGGTCGTCGGGCAGGCTCGCGTCACCGGTACGCGGGTGGGCCGCCGCCCGGACCACCGGGATGTGGGTGTGCTCGGGGACATAGAACGTGTCGAAACCGGCACGTTCGGCGGCTGACGCCGCATCCGCGGGGGTGATGCCCCGATCGCTGGTGAACAACACGATTCCGTACCGCACCGCACGCGCTCCCATCGCCGAAATTAGAACAAGTTCTACCATGCCTTTCCCGATCCGGCCAAGGGCTCGGCCAGGACCGACACGCCCACACGCGAACCGCGCGGATGCCAACGACACGCTGGATGACTAGGTTCGCGTCCATGGCTCCTGAGGTATCTACCGGAGGCGATGTCACCACCGAGCGGGTGGATCACCTCGGCTGGCGTCGTGGGCTGCGCCTGCGCCGCGCCCGCCCGATTCCCGTGGTCAGCCAGGCCGTCGGCTTGCTGGTCGCGGACCGGCAGGCGACCGCGGACACCATCGTCACCGCGCCGGCGCCGTTGCAGCCGATCGATCTCACCGACGACGCCCGGGTCGCCGAGGTCCTCGATCTCGCGGTCCGGGTCGGCGAGGTGGTGCTCGCCTCCGGCACCGGCGTGGTGGACACCACCACGACGGTCCGGTTCATCGCCGCCACCTACGGCTTGTCCCGCTGCAGCGTCGACGTCACCTACGACGCCATCCGCATCTGGGCCGACCGCGGGCCCCAGCTGCCGCCGGCCAGCACCATGCGGATCGTGCACTACCGTGCCCTGGATTTCACCCGGCTCGCCGCCGTGGACCGGCTCACCCGCCGAATCCGCAACGAGATGGTCCCGCCGGACGAGGCGCGCGCCGCGCTCGACGTGATCACCTCGGCGCCCCACCCCTACCACCGCTGGACCGCCACTACCGCGTGGTCGCTGATGGCGGCGGCGATCGCCGCGCTTCTCGGGGGCGGCGCGGTGGTCGCCGCGGTCAGCTTCGCCACCACCGCGGCGATCGACCGCACCAACCGCGTCCTCAATCGCTACGGACTGCCGTTCTTCTTCCAGCACATGGTCGGCGGCGCGATCGCGGCGATGCCCGCGATCGTGCTGGCGAGCCTCGCCGTGCGGCTGCGCATCGACGTCGACCCCACCCTGATCATCGCGGCCGGAATCACCGTGCTGCTCAGTGGATTACAACTGGTCGGCGCGGTGCAGGACGGGATAACCGGCGCTCCCATCACCGCGACGGCCCGAATGCTGGAGGTGATGATGATGACCGGCGGCATCATCGCGGGCATCGCGCTCTCGCTGCGCATCGCCGATCTCGTCGACGCCACCGTGCCGCCGGTCTACCTCACCTCCGCCCGCGACATCACCGACCTGCCGGTGAAGATCGTGGCCGGTGCTGTAGTGGCGCTGGCCTTCGCGCTCGCCTGCTACGCCGAACGCCGTGCACTCGCCGCCGCCGCGGGCAGCGGCGCGGCGGGCACCATCTGCTTCCTGCTCGTGCAGCAGGCCGGGTTCGGTCCGGTGATCTCCTCCGGCGTCGCCGCGACGCTGGTCGGCCTGGCAGGTGGTCTGATGGCCCGCCGATCGCTGACTCCCCCGCTGGTCGTCGCGGTCGCCGGCATCACCCCGCTGCTCCCCGGCCTCAAGGTCTATCGCGGTCTCTACGCCCTGCTCAACGACGAGTTGTTGATCGGAGCCAATCAGTTGCTCTCTGCGTTCGGCATCGGCTGCGCGCTGGCGGCGGGCGTCACCCTCGGCGAGTGGTTCGACCGCACCGTGCGCAGGCCGCGGATCCTGCGCCGGTTCGGCTCGCTGCGGCGCCCGATCGTCCGGCGTCGCCGCCGGTCGGCGCCCGCGCCGTGAGCCGCGAGATGA carries:
- a CDS encoding LLM class F420-dependent oxidoreductase — its product is MRYGIVLFTSDRGITPADAASAAERAGFDTFYVPEHTHIPVVRAAAHPRTGDASLPDDRYLRTLDPWVALGTAAAVTSRIGLSTAVALPAEHHPITLAKTIASLDHLSGGRVSLGVGFGWNTDELAHHGVPAGKRRTVLREHLDAMRALWAEEEAAFDGEFVTFGASWSWPKPMRKRIPVLLGAAGTERNFTWLAKHADGWITTPTEDDLDEKIALLRRIWREHERADTPEIVALAGRHDPQQLARWAESGVTEAVFGLPDRPVDDVRAYLTRLAGKLGIEHTR
- a CDS encoding threonine/serine ThrE exporter family protein: MAPEVSTGGDVTTERVDHLGWRRGLRLRRARPIPVVSQAVGLLVADRQATADTIVTAPAPLQPIDLTDDARVAEVLDLAVRVGEVVLASGTGVVDTTTTVRFIAATYGLSRCSVDVTYDAIRIWADRGPQLPPASTMRIVHYRALDFTRLAAVDRLTRRIRNEMVPPDEARAALDVITSAPHPYHRWTATTAWSLMAAAIAALLGGGAVVAAVSFATTAAIDRTNRVLNRYGLPFFFQHMVGGAIAAMPAIVLASLAVRLRIDVDPTLIIAAGITVLLSGLQLVGAVQDGITGAPITATARMLEVMMMTGGIIAGIALSLRIADLVDATVPPVYLTSARDITDLPVKIVAGAVVALAFALACYAERRALAAAAGSGAAGTICFLLVQQAGFGPVISSGVAATLVGLAGGLMARRSLTPPLVVAVAGITPLLPGLKVYRGLYALLNDELLIGANQLLSAFGIGCALAAGVTLGEWFDRTVRRPRILRRFGSLRRPIVRRRRRSAPAP
- a CDS encoding vWA domain-containing protein, which codes for MPRFTKFTAVLATVLIGAALAAPGVSAQPDRAEQPPQYAPTMLILDASGSMQRPDPAGTMMDAAKTAVRTFVEAAPTESKVGLMTYGTSTGNTEAEKAAGCRDVRLLRPADTLDKAALTTAVDGIQARGWTPMGTALRQAADALPGSGPRSIVLVSDGDDTCAPPDPCEVAREVKQRGIDLVMHAIGFAVDAKARAQLTCMAQATGGTYTDAADGRALERVLPRVSAAALRNYRAAGTPITGTGSHATAPVAAPGQYLDTIGQKETRYWSVDVPAGATTYFSGTVSFPRVPDVSVTDDLNTLQLRVYGADGQDCHVFESELTTRSSDGVALTVAKAFDGATKARTGSSSGDKCRGGGRYSFALTWDKVSAGVPERLPIELLVGVEPAAADPGKAPTTTPTAFTEPTGSGTPVSGGGSFNVAAPLTGSGRYTDVLRQGEFVFYRVRLDWGQGLAYRVHFGANGGRGLDNVSNIRTTLFSPIRQELGSDYAAYTGTDQVLPSKDAIATVPIRYANRTADDIKARGQSVPGWYYIAVKLGSTFEAGDAAPVPIQLDLTVTGSQEPGPTYSSGVADGVFGEKAAAQRVANHTDAVAAAADAETGSRNQWLLLAGLGAAVVVVVGIIAGLLVLRRRG
- a CDS encoding ABC transporter permease encodes the protein MTTAIADRAAAAPAFGDGDFAGTGRLLRLYLRRDRIVLPLWTLLIGLMPAFQVVSVKDLYGTQADLDRFAATTADSPALLSMYGPVFSSELGSIGTWKAGAMYSMIAIATVLTVIRHTRVEEETGRAELVGATSIGRYAGLTATLIMTYAGALLAGILCALSLYAADLPGAGSLAFGAALAASGILWGSVAATAAQVSAGARVARGVAFGALGAAFALRAVGDAGNGVLSWFSPIGWSLQIRPYADERWWVLLLLGAVAVLATAAAYLLLGNRDTGSGLIAERPGPSTAGANLSGPLGLAWRLQRGTLMAWTVGFALYGLLIGGAVNSVGDMLDGSEAVRDMVTRMGGSQELQESFITYALTMLAAAAAAYSISAVLRLHDEESSTRVESTLSGAVGRARYALSHIGFALLGPAAALLVSGAAIGILYGASDADLGERLPQSIGAAAVQVPAVWVVTGIAVALYGVVPRLAPVAWAVLSAMVVLFFVGSLDGLPQWMLDLVPFVHPPKLPGAQFHAEPVLWLLGIAVLLLAVGIVAFRRRDLR